A single genomic interval of Dromiciops gliroides isolate mDroGli1 chromosome 1, mDroGli1.pri, whole genome shotgun sequence harbors:
- the LOC122739246 gene encoding LOW QUALITY PROTEIN: scaffold attachment factor B1-like (The sequence of the model RefSeq protein was modified relative to this genomic sequence to represent the inferred CDS: inserted 1 base in 1 codon; deleted 6 bases in 4 codons; substituted 1 base at 1 genomic stop codon): MKEVILMKLKLHLKEARKQLQRDLAKVVDKESVNNLDTSSSDFTVVQEIEDPSLSQENEKILDILGETCKSDPLKEEGSDLEQPFSQDASSVGPNKKLAEEEDNFVTDHPEEGSNXIWTASQHKQLQKAEKHLDIVKREKSEQKVYEEKMDSDTVVVENLNDQSKATASENAEASIEEAQEMPEKASSPKPKIAKKTLRKSEDEAINEDSSATKESSTNEGGDQKMSSIEEDSDTKRVSKDEKGHATSSCGRNFWVSGLSSSTRAIDLKNLFSKYGKVVGAKVVTNARSPGARCYGFVTMSTSEEATKCINHLHKTELHGKMISVEKTKNEPAGKKTSDKRESDGKREKSTNSDRSTNIKRDDKMDKKDDTRKEDGSDEKDKDEQKPGSDRARATKSGSRGTERTVVMDKSKGEPVISVKTSGGKEGVSKSQDRKSASREKRSVVSFDKSRDQRKMRDSESRRACEWSEREERIQALQEREERERLEIARERLAVQRQRLERERMERERLERERMHIEYERRREQERIHREREELRRQQALRYEQGRRPAIRRPYDVDGRRDDSYWPEGKRAALDDRYHSEFSRQDRFHDFDHRDRGRYQDHSVDRRESSRSMMGDRDGQHYAERRGGPDRRGRESRDEWSSYGSEKRMSKGRGLPPPPRGRDWGDHGRRLDDHQDRSWQGNVDGGMMGRDHERWQGGERSMSGHSGPGHVMNRGGMSGHGSFAGGNSXGHVMQGGGMQGGIGEQDRGNRPNDTRFTRRY, translated from the exons GAGATTGAAGATCCATCCTTGAGCCAG G aaaatgagaaaatactcgACATTTTGGGGGAAACT TGTAAGTCTGACCCACTAAAAGAAGAAGGTTCCGACCTGGAGCAGCCATTTTCACAGGATGCAAGTAGCGTGGGGCCAAACAAAAAGCTTGCAGAGGAAGAGGACAATTTTGTCACCGATCATCCAGAGGAGGGAAGCAATTAGATTTGGACAGCGAGTCAACACAAGCAATTGCAGAAGGCAGAAAAGCACTTAGATAtagtgaaaagggaaaaaagcgaGCAGAAAGTATACGAAGAGAAAATGGACTCTGACACAGTAGTGGTAGAGAACCTAAATGATCAGAGT AAAGCAACAGCATCAGAGAATGCAGAAGCTTCTATCGAGGAAGCCCAGGAAATGCCAGAGAAAGCCTCAAGCCCGAAACCAAAGATAGCAAAGAAGACACTAAGAAAAAGTGAAGATGAAGCTATTAATGAAGATTCATCTGCTACTAAAGAGTCCTCTACCAATGAGGGCGGTGATCAGAAAATGAG CTCTATTGAAGAGGACTCAGATACCAAAAGAGTCTCCAAAGATGAAAAAG GTCATGCCACTAGCAGTTGTGGTAGAAACTTTTGGGTTAGTGGACTTTCTTCTAGTACCAGAGCTATAGATTTGAAGAATCTTTTCAGCAAATATGGAAAG GTTGTTGGTGCCAAGGTGGTCACTAATGCTCGAAGTCCTGGGGCTCGGTGTTATGGTTTTGTCACAATGTCCACATCTGAGGAAGCAACAAAATGTATTAACCACCTTCACAAGACAGAGCTTCATGGGAAAATGATCTCAGTAGAAAAA acaaaaaaCGAACCTGCTGGGAAAAAAACTTCAGACAAGAGAGAAAgtgatggaaagagagaaaaatcaactAATAGTGACag ATCTACGAACataaaaagagatgataaaatgGACAAAAAAGATGACACTAGAAAAGAAGATGGAAGTGATGAGAAGGATAAAGATGAACAGAAACCTGGATCTGATCGAGCGAGAGCTACTAAATCAG GAAGTCGAGGAACAGAGAGGACTGTAGTAATGGACAAATCCAAAGGAGAACCTGTTATCAGTGTAAAAACAagtggaggaaaagaggga GTCTCAAAGAGCCAAGATCGCAAATCTGCCAGTAGAGAAAAACGATCTGTTGTATCATTTGATAAGTCCAGAGACCAGCGGAAGATGAGAGATTCCGAGTCCCGAAG GGCATGTGAATGGAGTGAAAGAGAGGAACGAATTCAAGCCTTACAGGAGCGAGAAGAAAGAGAACGCCTGGAAATAGCTCGTGAGAGACTTGCTGTTCAAAGACAGCGcctagaaagggaaagaatggaaagagagcgACTGGAGAGGGAGAGGATGCATATAGAGTATGAGAGGCGCAGAGAACAAGAGCGAATTCatagggagagggaagaactCCGCCGACAGCAGGCCCTCCGTTATGAGCAAGGAAGACGACCTGCAATCAGACGCCCTTATGATGTGGATGGCAG GCGGGATGATTCCTATTGGCCAGAAGGAAAGAGGGCAGCACTGGATGACCGATACCATTCTGAATTTAGCCGCCAAGATCGCTTCCATGATTTTGACCATAGAGATCGTGGCCGGTACCAGGATCATTCAGTGGACAG gAGAGAAAGTTCAAGGTCAATGATGGGAGACAGAGATGGGCAG cacTATGCAGAACGCCGTGGAGGACCAGATCGCCGTGGACGGGAATCCCGAGATGAGTGGAGCAGTTATGGATCTGAGAAGAGAATGAGCAAGGGAAGAGGGCTGCCTCCTCCACCCAG GGGACGAGACTGGGGAGACCATGGTCGAAGGCTAGATGACCACCAAGATCGCTCATGGCAAGGAAATGTAGATGGAGGAATGATGGGTCGAGATCATGAGAGATGGCAAG GTGGTGAGAGAAGTATGTCTGGTCACTCTGGACCAGGCCATGTGATGAAC CGAGGAGGGATGTCGGG GCATGGCAGCTTTGCAGGTGGAAATT CGGGGCATGTGATGCAGGGTGGTGGAATGCAAGGTGGA ATTGGAGAACAGGACAGAGGGAACAGACCTAATGACACCCGCTTTACTCGCCGCTACTGA